The bacterium genome includes the window ACATGAGGACATTCTTGCTTAACAATAAAGAGGACATTCTACCTTAACAGTAACATAAAAATCGGTAAAAATCGGTCTTGTGTATTTTGTGATTTAAATTATTCCCTTAAATAGACAACATGGGTCAAATGGATGTGAGTATAGGTAGGCGCCGAAATGGAGATGTGGACCTATCGTTTTACCAGTATTGCCTGATAGCCCGATAATATCACCTCTATTCACTTTATCACCTTCATTGACAAAAATCTTATTTAAATGCGCATAAAGTGTATAAAGCCCAATTCCATGGTTTATCAAGATGAGTTTACCGGGTAGATACTGTTTATCAACTAATACAACAATACCATCATTTGCCGCCCTCACCGGCTCACCAGATTTAGCCCTTAAATCTATTCCACGATGTATGAATGCAACTTTTCCCTCTCGTATATACTTAACTCCAAATGGCTTTGTAACCATGCCCGGGACAGGGGGAATAAACTCATCAGTCCATAAAATACTGGCAGTTCTCTGTCTTGTTATCATTCTTATTTTTTCGTTCTCCTCATTTATCCTTTGAGTCAGTGCTACAGGGCGTAGTTTCTTTGGTGGTCTTAACCTTACCTCTCTAAATTTTTTATGAGTCACAGTTAGCTTTAAACTGTCCAGCTTACCGTCAAGATACAACTTTACCCAATATTCTCCCGGTAGCTGGTCTACATCTACCACTCCAATCCCAAAGAAGCCACTATCATTACGAGCAAAAGACAACGAGTCACCTAAAAAGTAGCCATGGACCCTGCCTCTTTGCAAAGGGGCGGGGTGAACAGACTCAAATTCATCTACCAAATTTATTCTGAAGATTTCACCCTGTGGGACTTGGGTGGGGTGTATGGAGATTTTTAAGGTCAGAATGAGTACCAATAGGTACATTTTTAAAAATTATAGTTAAGTTTAACACCTCTATCAACAATTTTATCTGACTATTATCTACCTCCGATACAGCTCTTTTCTCATCGCCTCAAGCATGTCATCATTCAGCCCCATAAAATTGGCTGCTGATAAAACTTTACAGCCACGAGTCTCACCTGCCTCAAATACTGGCAATAATTTTTGCCTCCACCCAATGTCCCTTGTTAAGTGGTGGTCTAATACAAGTTGACTGACTCTTGTCTCTTGTATAATTTTTATTAAGTTTGAAATTGAGTTATTTAAGTCAGTTTGTGAATACCTATATCCAAGCATGTAAGTCATCGGACCATCACAAAAGATAATGTCCGGGTCAGCTCTTATTATAAAATCCATCTGTTCACTAATTGCAGGACCTTCAACATCTGATGTAAACAGAAACTTTTCATCACTATCTTCTATCAATGCCTCTGTTACATATCCCAACCTTGACGATGTCCCGTGAAAAACCGCTTTAGAGAACTTTATCTTTGTAGAACCATATTTGTATTCCATCCCATCAGATACATGTATTTCCTTTGGATATCCCTCTATGACTTCAAGAAAATATTTTGCCCGCCCTCTTTGACTAAGATTTATGTTATTTTTAGGGTCTTTTAAGAACACAATTTTGTCCTTGTATATTTCGGGATGGCTAGGGTTATGGTGGTCGTAGTGATAATGAGTAATTATGACAATATCAGCCTCATTTGCATACTGCATTATAGCTTTCCAGTGTTCATCCATCCTGTTTAGTTCAAGTTCATGTGGTGGCAACCCATACCTTATTGGAGCAAGTGATACAGCCGGGTCGATGATTATCTTCAACTCATTTGTAGCAATAAAAGTAGCCATACTCCTCGTCCCTAATGAATCAAATGCAAGAGGTACCACCTCAATTTGGGTCATCTTCATTTTAGTAATTATTATCGCGATATTTAAACCTGTCAATCTTTTTTACTTGACTTTTTTAAAGTTTAGATTAGTGTGTAAAGGAGGTTTTTAACCTCAAGATGAGAAAAACATTAACTCCTGCAAGGTTTATCTTGCTGGGCTACATAATTCTAATTCTCATTGGGGCAGCCTTTCTCTCTCTCCCTATTGCGTCAACAAGTGGTAGATGCTCGGTTATAGACAGTGTATTTACAGCTACCTCATCCATATGCGTTACAGGTCTAATTGTCAAAGATATACCAAATGACTTTACAAAATTTGGTAAAGCAATTATACTTACATGGATACAGATGGGTGGGCTTGGCTATATGATGATAGCATCTCTCCTATTTCTTACAATCGGTGGCAGGCTATCCATTCGGCAAGCAAGTATAACAGAAGAAGCTATGGGTCATCCGTTAGGAAGGGTGGGTCGCTTTATACTTATGGTAGTGAAATTTACGATTGGGTTTGAATTACTTGGTACAATTATACTGACATTGCATTTCGCAACACTTGGCTTCCCTTTAGGCAATGCCCTCTTTAAAGGACTATTTCATTCAGTGAGTGCATTTTGTAATGCAGGGTTTACACTTTTTTCTAATAACCTTGTCGGATTTGCAAAAGATCCGCTTGTGATTTTCACTATAAGTGGGCTATTCATTATAGGCGGACTTGGCTTTATAGTCTTAGGTGAAATATATCAACGGCTAAAAAGAGAGACAAATGCCCTAACACTACACACTAAACTGGTATTATTAACTACCCTTAGCTTGCTTATTCTTGGGACATTAGCAATTTTGGGAATTGAATGGGACGGTGTATTAAGACCTATGAACTTGAAATATAAGTTATGCGACGCATTCTTTCAGTCTGCAACCCCAAGGACAGCAGGCTTCAATGTTGTACCAGTTGATGAATATAAACTTTCGACACTCTTCTTTACTATACTACTTATGTTTATTGGGGCATCCCCTGGTGGAACAGGCGGTGGTATAAAGACAACAACATTTACTCTATTACTTATGAGCATTGTAGCTTATTTTCGTGGCAGAAAGAGCATTGCTGCATTTGGGAGGAGAGTTAATGAATCAACTGTTGATAAGGCTTTTAGGGTTGCACTCATAGGTTTACTGGTCCTAATTCTTGGGCTAATAGTGCTTACTTTAGTAGAAGGAGAAAAGAATTTTATTGGGCTTATGTTTGAGGACTTTTCAGCATTTGGAACTGTGGGACTTTCAGTAGGGTCAACGATTAACTCAGCTTGTAGTCTGTCTTATGACTTTAGTTGGATTGGTAAGTTAGTGATTATTCTAACAATGCTTGCAGGAAGGGTGGGCTCCCTCACTATAGGGGCAGCAATCATTAGTAGGGGGGCACGTGAAACATTTAGACTGCCAGTAGATATTGTCTTAACAGGATAAAATATGATTACACTGTGTAATCAAGTAAAGGGGGTTATATGAAACAATTTGCAGTTATAGGGCTTGGTCATTTTGGTATGTCGGTTGCCAAGGCACTGATTGAAAATGGGGCGCAAGTTATTGCTATTGATAAGGATGAGAAAAAGGTGGCAGATGCATCAGAATTTGTAACAAGGGCGTTAGAACTTGATGCCACTGATGAGGACGCTTTAAGGGATGCTGGAATACAGGATGTAGATGCTGCTATAGTTGGGATAGGGGAAGATATTGCTGCAAGTATTCTTATAACGCTTGTTTTAAAGGAACTTGGTATCAAAACGGTTATCTCAAAGGCTTTTGTCCCATCCCAAGGTAGGGTACTACAAAAAATTGGTGCCAATCGTGTCATTTATCCGGAAATGGAAATAGGAACAAAAGTTGCCGAGTCACTTGTAACACCAGAAATATTTGAGTACATTAAGCTTTCTCCTATCCATACTCTTGTAGAAACAGCTATTCCTGATAGTTTTGAAGGCAAAACTATTGGAGAGCTTAAGATAGGCACAAGATATGGGGTTCAGATTGTTGGAATAAAGCGAAGCGTAACTCAGATAGACAAAAATGGAAAAGTTAGTTTTAGTGAGGATATAATAATTGCACCGAGAGCTAAGGATGGATTAGTTAAAGGTGATAAGCTTATACTGATAGGTGAAAATAAAAATATAGAAAAGTTTGATAAAATAAAGTGAAGGAAGGTAGGATTCTTGCAATAGACTTTGGCGAAAAAAGGGTAGGTCTCGCTATATCAGTACCCGGAGTTAAAATAGCTCAACCATTGAGAACAATAGATAGGATTTTTATTTGGGATGAACTTAAAAATATATTTACAGATTATGATATAGAGACTGTAGTTGTAGGTCTTCCTTTACGAACTAATGGGACTAAGTCTAATGGTACGCATAATGTAAGATATTTTGTAAAAGAGTTACAGTCTAAATTTAAAGTCCCTGTCAAATTATGGGATGAAAGATTTACTACTAAAAGTGCAGAACAGATATTAAGAATGTCTGGTAAACGTCCAAGTCGTAACAAACAGATTGTAGATAAACTTGCTGCTACTATAATACTTGAGGAATACTTAGAATGGATAAGTAAATAAATAAGTTCTATATTTAAATAACTATTGTAATAAGAACTGTGAATAAGTTGATAAGTTATATGATTAGTGGAACGGTCTTATTTAAGATTCTATTTAAAATATTGATAATTAAGTTGAAAGTATAAAGAAGTACACATTAATAAATTATTCACTTGTTATTAACTTTACAATGTTAGTAACTTCATCTTGGATTTCATTATTTTTTTCTAATAACTTTTTCACCCTATCATAAGCATGAATAACAGTTGCGTGGTCTTTGCCTCCAAATATTCTACCAATCTCTTTTAAAGATAGTGGTGTATATTCTCTTGATAGGTATATAGCTATCTGCCTTGGTATAACTATAGACCTCATCCTGCGCTTCCCTCTCAATGCTGCTAATGAAATATTGTAATGAGATGCTACAACTTTTTGAATCTTCTCAACTGTTACCTCATTTTTTTCAGCACTAATTGTCTCTTTTAAAAACTCATGTGCCGACTCAATAGTTATTCTCTCATCAGTAAGTGATGCCCGTGCAAGTAGTGTGATAAGTGCGCCTTCAAGTTCACGTATGTTAGATTTAATTCTCTCTGCAATAAAAGAGATAATTTCATTTGGTACCTGAACTCCTGAAGCTTCTGCCTTCTTCTTTAAAATTGCTATCCTTGTCTCAAGTCCCGGCGGTTTAATATCACAAACAAGACCGCCCCCAAATCTTGACACAAGCCTCTCCTCTAAACTTGACAATGCTGACGGTGGCCTGTCACTGGAAAATACAATCTGGTGCCCTACCTCATACAGTGAATTAAATGTGTGAAATATCTCCTCTTGTAAACTCTCTTTTCCCTCAAGGAACTGTATGTCATCTATAAGTAATACATCCTTATACCTGTATTTTTTCTTAAACTGGACTGTCCGATTATTTTGGATTGCATCTATCATCTCGTTCATTATTGTTTCACATCCAGTATAATATACTTTTAGGGCTCCGGAGTGTTCCTTTATATAATTTCCAATAGCTTGAAGTAGGTGTGTCTTACCAAGCCCCACAGTCCCATAGATAAAGAGTGGGTTAAAATGCTTACCTGGTGCATTGGCGACAGCGAGTGCAGCGGCGTGTGCAAATTTGTTACCATCACCTACAATGAAGTTGTCAAATGTGTAGCGTGGCTGTAGGTGTGACGAGTCTATGTGGTAAACTTTGTCTGGAGCCATCTTATCTTTTGTTGGCTCCATAACCCGATATCTAACCTTTAAGGGCTCACCATATATAATGGATACTGTATCATGAAT containing:
- a CDS encoding M23 family metallopeptidase, with translation MQRGRVHGYFLGDSLSFARNDSGFFGIGVVDVDQLPGEYWVKLYLDGKLDSLKLTVTHKKFREVRLRPPKKLRPVALTQRINEENEKIRMITRQRTASILWTDEFIPPVPGMVTKPFGVKYIREGKVAFIHRGIDLRAKSGEPVRAANDGIVVLVDKQYLPGKLILINHGIGLYTLYAHLNKIFVNEGDKVNRGDIIGLSGNTGKTIGPHLHFGAYLYSHPFDPCCLFKGII
- the dnaA gene encoding chromosomal replication initiator protein DnaA, coding for MLSDPKKIWNRVLEIIKDKVSAQVFSTWFEQTQGDSLHQDTLWIKVPNAFFIDWIEEHYHPLIHDTVSIIYGEPLKVRYRVMEPTKDKMAPDKVYHIDSSHLQPRYTFDNFIVGDGNKFAHAAALAVANAPGKHFNPLFIYGTVGLGKTHLLQAIGNYIKEHSGALKVYYTGCETIMNEMIDAIQNNRTVQFKKKYRYKDVLLIDDIQFLEGKESLQEEIFHTFNSLYEVGHQIVFSSDRPPSALSSLEERLVSRFGGGLVCDIKPPGLETRIAILKKKAEASGVQVPNEIISFIAERIKSNIRELEGALITLLARASLTDERITIESAHEFLKETISAEKNEVTVEKIQKVVASHYNISLAALRGKRRMRSIVIPRQIAIYLSREYTPLSLKEIGRIFGGKDHATVIHAYDRVKKLLEKNNEIQDEVTNIVKLITSE
- a CDS encoding TrkA family potassium uptake protein — encoded protein: MKQFAVIGLGHFGMSVAKALIENGAQVIAIDKDEKKVADASEFVTRALELDATDEDALRDAGIQDVDAAIVGIGEDIAASILITLVLKELGIKTVISKAFVPSQGRVLQKIGANRVIYPEMEIGTKVAESLVTPEIFEYIKLSPIHTLVETAIPDSFEGKTIGELKIGTRYGVQIVGIKRSVTQIDKNGKVSFSEDIIIAPRAKDGLVKGDKLILIGENKNIEKFDKIK
- the ruvX gene encoding Holliday junction resolvase RuvX — translated: MKEGRILAIDFGEKRVGLAISVPGVKIAQPLRTIDRIFIWDELKNIFTDYDIETVVVGLPLRTNGTKSNGTHNVRYFVKELQSKFKVPVKLWDERFTTKSAEQILRMSGKRPSRNKQIVDKLAATIILEEYLEWISK
- a CDS encoding potassium transporter TrkG translates to MRKTLTPARFILLGYIILILIGAAFLSLPIASTSGRCSVIDSVFTATSSICVTGLIVKDIPNDFTKFGKAIILTWIQMGGLGYMMIASLLFLTIGGRLSIRQASITEEAMGHPLGRVGRFILMVVKFTIGFELLGTIILTLHFATLGFPLGNALFKGLFHSVSAFCNAGFTLFSNNLVGFAKDPLVIFTISGLFIIGGLGFIVLGEIYQRLKRETNALTLHTKLVLLTTLSLLILGTLAILGIEWDGVLRPMNLKYKLCDAFFQSATPRTAGFNVVPVDEYKLSTLFFTILLMFIGASPGGTGGGIKTTTFTLLLMSIVAYFRGRKSIAAFGRRVNESTVDKAFRVALIGLLVLILGLIVLTLVEGEKNFIGLMFEDFSAFGTVGLSVGSTINSACSLSYDFSWIGKLVIILTMLAGRVGSLTIGAAIISRGARETFRLPVDIVLTG